A genomic segment from uncultured Marinifilum sp. encodes:
- a CDS encoding DUF3078 domain-containing protein: MIRLFCVLLLFIQPIVIFSQKKIQKDSLLLDQINLEDSIVRLKHNRKDSLKYFKNDTVLTNIKDPLHHLDNVGFRFIVRELAMDYGKPYHQTDSVKDAVNALLEYVGNDSIRNMVYYLKEYIDHRNTEDALREIKKQVELEKALSYQPDLPQIEEVQPKLSWKAEALDELYNYVEHDPVHQWIREISRDSVFMGVKNYMDDSVKFWVNNGKQDFKRFWLKKNKRDSIGIWIQNTTDRSIRILVDDDVYQQSVQRSKLRGTSVKLEEKLSKDQYKLAKLGKYKRYSQTWKLGATIGLSFNQGHVSDSWSGGGQSSIATLSTVNAFANYKKGKHTWDNSLIVKYGLLKSGDNDFRKNEDKIELNTKYGQKAVKNWYYSAQFNIKTQMFKGYTYSSSAPRVLKSNFFAPAYIIASIGMDYKPNKNLSILLSPLSAKYTIVNDTVLIDQTKYGVEKGEKVKKEIGSYVNFTHKVKFWDDMQLQNKVTLYSNYTKQAKNVDIDWEMILKMPINQYMSSTVSTHIISDDDTGSKIQFKENLAIGVSYRF, from the coding sequence ATGATTCGACTATTTTGTGTTTTACTATTATTTATTCAACCAATTGTAATTTTTTCTCAAAAAAAAATTCAGAAAGATTCTCTTTTATTAGATCAGATAAATCTGGAAGATTCAATTGTTCGCCTAAAGCATAATCGTAAGGATTCATTAAAATATTTTAAAAATGATACGGTTCTTACAAATATTAAAGATCCGCTACATCATCTAGATAATGTTGGATTTAGATTTATTGTTAGAGAATTGGCAATGGATTATGGCAAACCTTATCATCAAACCGATTCGGTTAAGGATGCTGTAAATGCTTTGTTGGAATATGTTGGTAATGATAGTATTCGGAATATGGTATACTACTTAAAAGAATATATTGATCATAGAAATACCGAAGATGCTTTGCGGGAAATTAAAAAACAAGTAGAGCTTGAAAAAGCATTAAGCTATCAACCCGATTTGCCACAAATAGAGGAAGTTCAGCCTAAATTATCGTGGAAAGCTGAGGCTTTGGATGAATTATATAATTATGTAGAGCACGACCCTGTTCATCAATGGATAAGAGAGATAAGTCGAGATTCCGTTTTTATGGGAGTAAAAAACTATATGGATGATTCGGTTAAATTTTGGGTTAATAATGGTAAACAGGATTTTAAACGCTTTTGGTTAAAGAAGAATAAAAGAGATTCCATTGGAATTTGGATTCAAAATACTACTGATCGATCAATAAGGATATTAGTCGATGATGATGTTTATCAGCAATCGGTGCAACGTTCTAAACTTAGAGGAACAAGTGTAAAGTTGGAGGAGAAATTATCAAAGGATCAATACAAACTAGCTAAACTTGGTAAGTATAAACGTTATTCTCAAACCTGGAAATTGGGAGCTACCATAGGTTTGTCTTTTAATCAGGGACATGTAAGTGATAGTTGGTCGGGAGGCGGACAAAGTTCCATAGCAACTCTATCCACAGTAAATGCTTTTGCTAATTATAAAAAGGGAAAACATACCTGGGACAATAGTTTAATTGTAAAGTATGGACTTTTAAAATCAGGAGATAATGATTTTAGGAAAAATGAAGATAAAATTGAGTTAAATACAAAATATGGACAGAAAGCGGTAAAAAACTGGTACTACTCAGCCCAGTTTAATATAAAAACACAAATGTTTAAAGGATATACTTATTCAAGTTCTGCACCTCGTGTTTTAAAATCTAATTTCTTTGCTCCTGCATATATTATAGCTTCAATTGGTATGGATTATAAACCAAATAAAAATTTATCAATTCTACTTTCTCCTTTATCGGCAAAATATACAATTGTAAACGATACAGTATTAATCGATCAGACCAAATATGGTGTTGAGAAAGGAGAGAAAGTTAAAAAGGAAATTGGATCTTATGTTAATTTTACTCACAAAGTAAAATTTTGGGATGATATGCAGTTACAAAACAAAGTAACTCTTTATTCGAATTATACAAAGCAAGCTAAAAATGTGGATATCGATTGGGAGATGATATTAAAAATGCCAATTAATCAATATATGTCAAGTACTGTTTCTACTCACATAATATCCGATGACGATACAGGATCGAAGATACAATTTAAGGAAAATCTAGCGATTGGTGTAAGTTACCGATTTTAA
- a CDS encoding DUF4197 domain-containing protein, with protein sequence MKKIFTIIIISLFLSSCAEMQTVLNQYALEQNKPLTSSEVSSGLKEALRVGSVNAANILAAENGFYKDELVKILLPPEAQTISKNLSLIPGGKDLVEKVEIRLNRAAEDAVKQAAPIFASAISEMTIVDAFNILKGENNAATLYLQSKTSDKLKKLFLPKVKASLDKKLLANISTNESWNLLTQNYNKVAGSFAGKIANLKPVNTKLDEYVTDKALQALFLKVANEEKQIRKDPLKRVNNILKRVFGELDKS encoded by the coding sequence ATGAAAAAAATATTCACAATAATAATTATAAGCCTATTTCTATCATCTTGTGCCGAAATGCAAACCGTTCTTAACCAGTATGCTTTAGAGCAAAACAAACCATTAACAAGTAGTGAGGTATCGAGCGGATTAAAGGAGGCTTTGCGAGTAGGAAGTGTAAATGCAGCAAATATTCTAGCCGCTGAAAACGGATTTTATAAGGATGAATTAGTAAAAATTCTTTTGCCTCCAGAGGCACAAACTATAAGCAAAAACCTGAGTTTAATTCCCGGAGGTAAAGATTTGGTTGAAAAAGTTGAAATTAGACTAAACAGAGCTGCCGAAGATGCCGTTAAACAAGCAGCTCCTATTTTTGCATCGGCAATAAGCGAAATGACAATAGTAGATGCTTTTAATATTCTTAAAGGAGAAAACAATGCCGCTACTTTATATTTACAAAGCAAAACTTCTGACAAATTAAAAAAGCTTTTCCTTCCAAAAGTAAAAGCATCTTTAGACAAAAAATTATTGGCAAACATATCAACTAACGAGTCGTGGAATTTACTTACCCAAAATTACAATAAAGTAGCAGGTAGCTTTGCAGGTAAAATTGCGAATTTAAAACCTGTAAATACAAAGCTCGACGAATACGTAACAGATAAAGCTTTACAAGCTCTCTTTCTAAAAGTTGCAAACGAGGAAAAGCAAATTAGAAAAGATCCTTTGAAAAGAGTTAATAATATATTAAAGCGAGTATTTGGTGAACTAGATAAATCTTAA
- a CDS encoding NAD(P)-dependent oxidoreductase: MKLLFLRISTFQNRNQHKLETVKEKILLNYAIPSEGLKGLTNEFELIYPDKEFFTKEELIDLIPDCTGLLSIFNREIPKEVIEAGKKLKIISNYGVGFNNIDLESANKQGIIVCNTPESVCEPTAELCVGLILSLSRKIVECNCGLINNPNFEWGVMKNLGHTVRGKTLGIIGMGKIGKSLAKKAEVFGMKIIYHNRKPIVNSPYEYSNSEDLLSKADIVSINCPLTPQTHHLIDTNEFKLMKQSAFLVNTARGPIVSEKALVKALNCKKIAGAALDVFENEPLIHPDLLQMKNLVLVPHIGTACIETRIEMAKEACENIISYLIYGKCKNKVN, translated from the coding sequence ATGAAGCTTCTTTTCTTACGAATTAGTACTTTTCAGAATCGAAACCAACACAAATTAGAAACTGTGAAAGAGAAAATTCTACTTAATTATGCCATTCCTTCTGAAGGTCTTAAGGGCTTAACCAATGAATTTGAACTAATTTATCCCGATAAGGAATTCTTTACAAAAGAAGAATTAATCGATTTAATTCCTGATTGTACTGGACTTTTATCCATTTTTAACAGGGAGATTCCCAAAGAAGTAATTGAAGCTGGCAAAAAACTAAAAATAATTAGCAACTACGGTGTTGGTTTCAACAATATTGATCTTGAATCTGCTAACAAACAAGGAATTATTGTATGCAATACGCCCGAATCGGTTTGCGAACCAACAGCCGAATTATGTGTAGGTTTAATATTATCACTCTCCAGAAAAATTGTAGAATGTAATTGTGGATTAATAAACAATCCGAATTTTGAATGGGGAGTAATGAAAAATTTAGGCCATACGGTAAGAGGTAAAACTCTTGGAATTATAGGTATGGGAAAAATAGGTAAATCGCTTGCTAAAAAAGCCGAAGTATTTGGAATGAAAATTATTTATCACAACAGAAAACCCATTGTAAATTCACCTTATGAATATTCTAATTCTGAAGATTTATTATCTAAAGCAGATATCGTTTCTATAAACTGCCCACTTACACCTCAAACTCATCATTTAATAGATACAAATGAATTTAAGTTAATGAAACAAAGTGCTTTTTTAGTTAACACTGCTCGTGGACCAATTGTTAGTGAAAAAGCATTAGTAAAAGCCCTGAATTGTAAAAAAATAGCAGGTGCAGCTTTGGATGTATTTGAAAATGAGCCTTTAATTCATCCTGATTTATTACAAATGAAAAATCTGGTTTTGGTTCCTCATATTGGAACCGCATGTATCGAAACTAGAATTGAAATGGCCAAAGAAGCCTGCGAAAACATAATTTCCTACTTAATTTATGGAAAATGCAAAAATAAAGTAAATTAG
- a CDS encoding tryptophanase, giving the protein MKLPFAESYKIKMVETIKRSTREQREQWLKEANYNLFNLKSDQVFIDLLTDSGTGAMSDKQWSAMMLGDESYAGARSYYNMKDALKNILGFDFFLPTHQGRAAENVLFSVLVKNGDIVPGNSHFDTTKGHIEFRKAKAVDCTIDEAFDTEINHPFKGNLDLIKLESVLSAYPKEQIPMIIVTVTCNTSGGQPVSMANIKAVKKLANKYDIPVCFDSARFAENAYFIKTREEGYQDKSIKEIVKEMFSYADMATMSSKKDAIVNMGGFIGMKSEELWKQASTYNIMFEGYVTYGGMSGRDMNALAQGLDEGTEFDYLETRIKQIEYLGSKLDEFGIPFQKPIGGHAIFVDAKKILAHIPKEEYQAQTLGCELYLEAGIRGVEIGTILADRDPETRENRYPDLELLRLAIPRRTYTNNHMNVIAVALKNVFDRRLEIKHGFKIITEAPIMRHFTVQLEKIN; this is encoded by the coding sequence ATGAAATTACCTTTCGCAGAATCATATAAAATTAAGATGGTAGAAACCATTAAAAGAAGTACTCGCGAACAAAGAGAACAATGGTTAAAAGAAGCTAATTATAACCTGTTTAATCTTAAAAGCGACCAAGTGTTTATTGATCTTTTAACCGACTCGGGAACCGGAGCAATGAGTGACAAACAATGGTCTGCAATGATGCTAGGCGATGAAAGTTATGCCGGAGCACGTTCGTACTACAACATGAAAGATGCCTTAAAAAATATTCTTGGATTCGATTTTTTTCTACCCACTCATCAAGGACGTGCAGCCGAAAATGTTCTTTTTTCGGTATTGGTTAAAAATGGCGATATTGTTCCTGGCAACTCACATTTCGATACCACAAAAGGTCATATTGAATTTCGAAAAGCCAAAGCTGTCGACTGTACAATAGACGAAGCCTTCGATACTGAAATTAATCATCCTTTTAAAGGAAATCTTGACCTTATAAAGCTAGAATCTGTTCTTTCTGCCTATCCTAAGGAACAAATTCCTATGATAATAGTTACCGTAACCTGCAACACATCTGGAGGACAGCCTGTTTCTATGGCTAATATTAAAGCCGTAAAAAAATTGGCAAATAAATATGATATTCCTGTTTGTTTCGATTCTGCACGATTTGCCGAGAATGCCTACTTTATAAAAACACGAGAAGAAGGATATCAAGACAAAAGCATAAAAGAAATTGTAAAAGAAATGTTTTCTTATGCAGATATGGCAACCATGAGTTCTAAAAAGGATGCAATAGTAAATATGGGTGGTTTTATTGGCATGAAAAGCGAAGAACTTTGGAAACAAGCATCTACTTACAACATCATGTTCGAAGGATATGTTACTTACGGAGGTATGTCGGGTAGAGATATGAATGCATTGGCACAGGGTTTAGATGAAGGTACCGAGTTTGACTATCTTGAAACAAGAATTAAGCAAATTGAATATCTGGGTAGTAAATTAGATGAGTTTGGTATTCCGTTTCAAAAACCAATTGGTGGGCATGCTATTTTTGTAGATGCAAAGAAAATTTTAGCTCACATTCCAAAAGAAGAATATCAGGCACAAACCCTAGGATGCGAATTGTATTTAGAAGCCGGAATTCGAGGTGTTGAAATAGGAACAATTTTAGCCGATAGAGATCCCGAAACCCGTGAAAACAGATATCCTGACTTGGAATTATTGCGACTGGCAATTCCAAGAAGAACATACACCAATAATCACATGAATGTGATTGCTGTAGCTCTTAAAAATGTTTTTGATCGCAGACTTGAAATTAAGCATGGTTTTAAAATTATTACCGAAGCACCAATAATGCGACACTTTACCGTTCAATTAGAAAAAATTAATTAA
- a CDS encoding hemolysin III family protein — protein MKWLLVLISRVSTKKNRFLSDKESVHELANWISHVLGIVFIIPAGTYLLFKSWQTQTWKGFTAVLVFVLGFLLLYVASSVYHYMYNNAKRDQYRKFDHISIFIMIAGTYTPFLVIYLDNFIGKLYLSILWILVLLGSIYKLYLMGRYRWISLFLYLFMGWILVFNFKMFSHALPTLSLQWIFIGGLFYTLGVVFYVWKKLPFNHFIWHLFVLGGSLSHFIAVYYCIA, from the coding sequence ATGAAGTGGTTATTAGTATTAATAAGTAGAGTTTCAACTAAAAAGAATCGTTTTTTATCCGACAAGGAATCAGTTCATGAATTGGCCAATTGGATTTCACATGTATTGGGAATAGTATTTATAATACCTGCTGGAACTTATTTGTTATTTAAAAGCTGGCAAACGCAAACTTGGAAAGGATTTACTGCAGTATTGGTTTTTGTTTTAGGATTTTTGCTGCTTTATGTAGCATCTTCGGTTTATCATTATATGTATAATAATGCAAAGCGTGATCAGTATAGAAAATTCGATCATATTAGTATATTTATAATGATTGCAGGAACTTATACACCATTTTTGGTTATTTATCTCGATAATTTTATAGGGAAACTATACCTTTCAATTTTATGGATACTGGTGCTTTTGGGTAGTATATACAAACTCTATTTAATGGGTAGATATCGCTGGATTTCTTTGTTTTTGTATCTTTTTATGGGATGGATTTTGGTATTTAATTTTAAGATGTTTAGTCATGCTTTACCCACATTAAGTCTTCAGTGGATTTTTATAGGTGGCTTGTTTTATACTCTGGGAGTGGTCTTTTATGTTTGGAAAAAATTACCATTTAACCATTTTATCTGGCATTTGTTTGTTTTGGGTGGTAGCCTTTCTCATTTTATAGCAGTTTATTATTGTATTGCATAG
- a CDS encoding ATP-grasp domain-containing protein, producing MILLDKPYVSNFLKETIAKYNFPVLDTGNVTEHGELSLINPEEIIEKFRKNPNSRLYTNSENSINWVVKHLGFTKLPEYINVFKNKVEFRKLIQNIYPEFFFCEINLTDLDTIKLENLPMPFIIKPAVGFLSLGVHKVLNNEDWYRVKQLIKDEFTNAKSLFPLEVVNASSFLIEEIIEGEEFAFDAYFDEEGEATVLGISKHLFASETDVSDRVYFTSKDILKTYLPKFTEFVRELGKQAGLKNFPVHVEVRVNKNGKLIPIEVNPMRFGGWCTTADLTYMATRINSYQYFLSNLKPKWENVLEQMDDEIYSLIILDNSTGIPSEEITSFNYEALLKKFVQPLELRKIDYKMYSIFGMLFTKTPKNHFSEIEEILISDLKEFVSKN from the coding sequence ATGATTTTATTGGATAAACCTTATGTTTCTAATTTTTTAAAAGAAACAATTGCGAAATACAATTTTCCAGTTTTAGATACAGGAAATGTAACTGAACATGGCGAATTGTCTTTAATTAATCCAGAAGAGATTATCGAAAAATTTCGAAAGAATCCTAATAGTCGTTTGTATACCAACTCCGAAAATTCAATTAATTGGGTTGTTAAGCATTTAGGATTTACTAAATTGCCCGAGTATATTAATGTTTTTAAGAATAAAGTTGAGTTTAGAAAATTAATACAGAATATTTATCCTGAATTCTTTTTTTGTGAAATAAATTTAACAGACTTGGATACAATTAAATTAGAAAACTTGCCAATGCCTTTTATTATTAAGCCGGCAGTTGGTTTTTTAAGTTTAGGCGTTCATAAGGTTTTAAATAATGAAGATTGGTATCGTGTTAAGCAATTAATAAAAGATGAATTTACTAATGCTAAAAGTTTGTTTCCCTTAGAGGTTGTTAATGCATCTAGTTTTTTAATCGAAGAAATTATTGAAGGAGAGGAGTTTGCTTTCGATGCATATTTCGATGAGGAAGGAGAAGCTACTGTTTTGGGAATATCTAAGCATCTTTTTGCTTCAGAAACCGACGTAAGCGATCGTGTTTACTTTACATCTAAAGATATTTTAAAGACTTATCTGCCCAAGTTTACCGAATTTGTAAGAGAATTGGGAAAACAAGCTGGTTTAAAAAATTTTCCTGTACATGTTGAAGTTCGTGTTAATAAGAACGGAAAATTAATTCCTATCGAAGTAAATCCTATGCGTTTTGGAGGTTGGTGTACTACTGCCGATTTAACGTATATGGCTACAAGAATAAACTCTTATCAATATTTTTTGAGCAATTTAAAACCTAAATGGGAAAACGTATTGGAGCAAATGGATGATGAAATTTACTCCTTAATAATTCTAGATAACTCTACCGGTATTCCTTCAGAAGAGATTACAAGTTTTAATTATGAAGCCTTGTTAAAAAAGTTTGTGCAGCCATTAGAACTACGTAAAATAGATTATAAAATGTATTCCATTTTTGGGATGTTATTTACAAAAACTCCAAAAAACCATTTTTCTGAAATTGAAGAGATTTTAATTTCTGATTTAAAGGAGTTTGTAAGCAAAAATTAA
- a CDS encoding cold-shock protein has translation MEGTVKFFNESKGFGFIKPADSSEDIFVHVSGLVDEIQDNDKVEYDVEKGRKGLNAVNVRVID, from the coding sequence ATGGAAGGAACAGTAAAATTCTTTAACGAGTCAAAAGGTTTCGGTTTTATCAAACCAGCAGATTCAAGTGAAGACATCTTCGTACACGTATCAGGTCTTGTTGACGAAATTCAAGATAACGACAAAGTTGAGTACGATGTTGAAAAAGGAAGAAAAGGTTTAAACGCCGTTAATGTAAGAGTAATCGACTAA
- a CDS encoding cold shock domain-containing protein: MARSQETYNKKEKEKRKLQKRKEKEARKEARKEAGGGKSFEDMIAYTDEFGNITSTPPDPTKKEEINVEDIVLGARNSGDFAEEEHAREGIVSFFNDSKGYGFIKDSVTKESVFVHVNGLVDQIRENDRVTYETERGPKGMNAVNVALVKKK, from the coding sequence ATGGCTAGATCGCAAGAAACTTACAACAAAAAGGAAAAAGAAAAAAGGAAACTTCAGAAAAGAAAAGAGAAGGAAGCACGTAAAGAAGCACGTAAAGAAGCTGGTGGAGGCAAATCATTTGAAGATATGATTGCTTATACCGATGAGTTTGGTAATATTACTTCAACTCCTCCAGATCCAACAAAAAAGGAAGAGATTAATGTAGAAGATATTGTTTTGGGAGCTCGCAACAGTGGCGATTTCGCAGAAGAAGAACATGCAAGAGAAGGTATCGTTAGTTTCTTTAATGATAGTAAAGGTTACGGATTTATTAAAGATTCAGTTACTAAAGAAAGTGTTTTTGTTCACGTTAATGGTTTGGTAGATCAAATCAGAGAAAACGATAGAGTTACTTATGAAACTGAACGTGGTCCTAAGGGAATGAATGCGGTTAATGTAGCTTTGGTTAAAAAGAAGTAA
- a CDS encoding macro domain-containing protein: protein MPTQVYWEEGTIHRAAGNKLLEECKLLNGCETGQAKITKAYSLSCKHIIHTVGPIYTGGNKNEAQLLTNCYKNSIILAEKHKLRSIAFPNISTGIYGYPKIEAANIAVSTVKQQLLNCKYLEKVVFCVFDNENLELYKKLLK, encoded by the coding sequence CTGCCAACTCAAGTTTACTGGGAGGAGGGCACAATTCATCGGGCAGCAGGGAATAAACTTTTAGAAGAATGCAAATTACTTAATGGATGCGAAACTGGGCAGGCTAAAATTACCAAAGCTTATTCTCTTAGCTGTAAGCATATAATTCATACAGTAGGTCCCATTTATACTGGCGGTAATAAAAATGAAGCACAACTTTTAACAAACTGCTACAAAAACAGCATCATCTTAGCCGAAAAACATAAACTTAGAAGTATTGCATTTCCTAATATTAGTACTGGAATATACGGATATCCGAAAATAGAAGCAGCAAATATTGCTGTTAGCACTGTTAAACAGCAATTGCTAAATTGTAAATATCTAGAAAAGGTAGTTTTTTGCGTTTTCGATAATGAGAATCTGGAACTATATAAAAAACTGCTTAAATAG
- a CDS encoding CYTH domain-containing protein, which translates to MGIEIERKYLVKEEMINLPKSGKKLIQGYLWSEPDKSLRIRIADTKAFLTIKSGNNILKRGEFEYEIPIKDANELLKMCDPKIEKTRYLIPYEKHIWEIDVFSGANKGLIVAEVELTNENEEIKLPNWIHKEVSHDSRYLNVSLIKNPFTQW; encoded by the coding sequence ATGGGAATCGAGATAGAAAGAAAATACCTGGTTAAAGAAGAAATGATTAATCTACCCAAAAGCGGTAAAAAATTAATTCAAGGATATTTATGGAGTGAGCCTGACAAAAGTCTGCGAATTAGAATTGCCGATACAAAAGCATTTTTAACCATAAAAAGTGGTAATAATATTTTAAAAAGAGGAGAATTTGAATACGAAATTCCTATTAAGGATGCAAATGAGCTTCTGAAAATGTGTGATCCCAAAATTGAAAAAACCAGATATCTTATTCCTTACGAAAAACACATCTGGGAAATTGATGTTTTTTCGGGAGCCAACAAAGGATTAATTGTAGCCGAAGTTGAATTAACAAACGAAAATGAAGAAATTAAATTACCCAATTGGATTCATAAAGAGGTTAGTCACGATTCCCGATATTTAAATGTGTCATTAATTAAAAATCCGTTCACTCAGTGGTAA
- a CDS encoding GNAT family protein, translating into MELKTKRLLIRKIEDHDAISLYKYRHDKEVNKYQSWIPKTIEECNFFIKKRVNDRINIPNTWFQFVLIKKDSSELIGDIGLHFIGDDGHLVELGFTIAKEHQKKNYAYEALQTIISYLFNVLNKHRIIISSDPANIGSIKLAEKLGFRKEAHFKESLIVNGVWVDDLIYAILNKEWKVHII; encoded by the coding sequence ATGGAGTTAAAAACAAAACGCTTGCTAATTCGCAAAATAGAGGATCACGATGCTATTTCTCTATACAAATATCGCCATGATAAAGAAGTTAATAAATATCAATCCTGGATTCCTAAAACCATAGAAGAATGTAATTTTTTTATAAAAAAAAGAGTTAATGATAGAATTAATATTCCTAACACATGGTTTCAATTCGTGCTCATAAAAAAAGATAGCTCCGAACTAATTGGTGATATTGGTCTGCACTTTATAGGAGATGATGGGCATTTAGTTGAACTGGGATTTACCATTGCAAAAGAACATCAAAAAAAAAATTATGCGTATGAAGCTTTACAAACTATTATTTCTTATTTATTTAATGTATTAAACAAACATAGAATAATTATATCAAGTGATCCGGCTAATATTGGCTCTATAAAATTGGCAGAAAAACTTGGTTTTAGAAAGGAAGCTCATTTTAAAGAGAGCCTTATTGTCAACGGAGTATGGGTAGATGACCTTATTTATGCTATTCTTAATAAAGAATGGAAAGTACACATAATCTAA
- a CDS encoding type III pantothenate kinase, whose product MLLAIDIGNSNVVCGLSENNHWTEQFRIHTVANKTSDEYEVIYRTLLQSRNVDLKQINRIVVSSVVPSLIFPIKEMIRKLFGQEPLILGPDLYPRLSIKIHNPYEIGTDLVANAVAAHNKYKGNCIVVDFGTALTFTAIKSDGDLLGVSIAPGLKTAMASLSRNTAKLPNVDIAIPPSCIGKNTTHALQAGVVMGYKGLVQYLLQEITKELNGKTTVIATGGLSGIMLSIIDIFDEHEPMLTLDGLKIIGNQFYK is encoded by the coding sequence ATGTTACTAGCCATTGATATAGGAAACTCCAATGTTGTTTGCGGATTATCTGAAAACAATCATTGGACCGAACAATTTAGAATACACACTGTAGCCAATAAAACTTCCGATGAATATGAAGTTATTTATCGAACCTTATTACAAAGTAGAAATGTTGATTTAAAGCAAATTAACAGAATTGTTGTGAGCAGTGTTGTGCCTTCTTTAATTTTCCCCATTAAAGAAATGATCAGGAAATTATTTGGACAAGAACCATTAATTCTGGGTCCGGATTTATATCCTCGTTTAAGTATTAAAATTCACAACCCTTACGAAATTGGAACCGATCTGGTTGCAAATGCAGTTGCTGCACATAATAAATATAAAGGCAATTGTATTGTTGTTGATTTTGGTACAGCACTAACTTTTACAGCCATAAAATCGGATGGCGATTTATTAGGAGTAAGCATTGCTCCCGGATTAAAAACAGCAATGGCTTCCTTGTCGAGAAACACTGCCAAATTACCTAATGTTGATATTGCTATTCCGCCTTCCTGCATTGGTAAAAATACAACTCATGCCCTACAAGCCGGTGTTGTCATGGGATACAAAGGATTGGTTCAATATTTATTACAAGAAATCACCAAAGAACTAAATGGCAAAACAACGGTTATTGCAACTGGTGGATTATCGGGAATTATGCTTTCTATTATTGACATATTTGATGAGCATGAACCAATGTTAACTCTAGATGGCTTAAAAATAATTGGCAATCAGTTTTATAAATAG
- a CDS encoding rhodanese-like domain-containing protein — MDLALIVFSFVSLMFGVYWYFIHVPNYKGYVSKEGEVLTKYLNPEELLLLSKQENDNIWIIDVREEEYFLLGHIPKAKNFPYDKVEQWYSQIPPDKYLILYCDLSLKTQEVIIFLEAKGYERILNWGKYKRWKFDEAIEENITI; from the coding sequence ATGGATTTAGCTTTAATTGTATTTTCGTTTGTGTCTCTTATGTTTGGAGTATATTGGTATTTTATTCATGTGCCAAATTATAAGGGTTATGTTTCAAAAGAAGGAGAGGTGTTAACCAAATACCTTAATCCCGAGGAACTTTTACTTTTAAGTAAACAAGAGAATGATAATATTTGGATTATTGATGTTAGAGAAGAAGAGTATTTTTTGTTAGGACATATTCCCAAGGCTAAAAATTTTCCTTATGATAAAGTAGAGCAATGGTACTCTCAAATTCCCCCCGATAAGTATCTTATTTTATACTGCGATCTTAGCTTAAAAACGCAGGAAGTAATTATTTTTTTAGAAGCAAAAGGTTATGAGCGTATATTAAATTGGGGTAAATATAAACGTTGGAAATTCGATGAGGCCATTGAGGAAAATATTACTATTTAA